Below is a window of Sylvia atricapilla isolate bSylAtr1 chromosome 17, bSylAtr1.pri, whole genome shotgun sequence DNA.
AATCACCTTGGGTTTCATCGGGATATCACTCTTCTTTTACCTTTAAACATCAAAACACTTTGTATTTCGTGGTGAGGAGCCTTTTGTAAATGAACAAATCTATTAAACACAGGATTACACAGAGTGAGTAACGGACCATAATGAGCATTttggaattgtttgggtttaaaaaaaaaaaaaagagaaaaaaaaaggaggtatGTGAGCGCCCCGGTACCGTGACCCAGAACCAAGGTAGAACTGACAGTAAGGGGGGAAATAAAACAGCCTGGAAGTGTGAGAGCTGGGGGGTTCCTGGGAGTGAGTGGCTAAAGGGGTCCCAAACCTCCTGGTTGAGTGGGAAAAGGAGCCATGGCCACTGTGGGGCCAGgtgagaggaagaggatgaggaggaagaggggtGGGAGGAGACTCTGTAGCAGCCAACACGTAGATGTACAGCCTAgtcaactaaaaaaaaaaagaaaaattaaaaaaaaatctattcaagttttcaagtgtttttcttAAATAGCCTCCAGACTGTCCCCAGTTATTAGCTTTAATCAAAGCAGTGCAAGTTACGGACTTCAGCTACAGGTCAGGCGCCAGCTCCCTGCGGCCACACGCCGGGCTGGGACCGGCCACCACTGGGCTGGCACTGGCCACCATGGAGCCTCCCGGCCACTGCTGTACCAGGACTGGCCACTGTGGAGCCTCCTGGACAGCTGCCAGGTCAGCACCGGCCACCACGGAGCCTCCCAGCCACACACCGGGCTGAGACCCACCCTGGAGCCTCCCGGCCGGCCCCGACACCGGGCTCTGCCCcgccctgggcactgccagcgcAGCAGAGCCTCCCCTCCCCTGGATAGCAGCAACTCGTAGCAATTCCCTGTTCACATTCGTGGAGATAAAATGATTTCTGAGCTATATAGACAAGTGGTCCTTCGGCCTCGGCTTCCAGCTGGTCGCGAGTGTGTCCAGTCTGGGGACCCCGGTGCAACGCCAGTGTCCCGGGAGCCCTTTCGTCAGCCGACCCCGCGtccccctccctgtccccctgccctcGCTGCCGCGGTCCGGGGCCGGCAGCTCGCGCCAAAGTCCttgccctgggtttgggaagagcAGCATCGGTCCCTTATCTGTAGACGGGCAGGCGGATGTGGGCGTGCTGGTGGTCCAAGAGCCTTGGCACAGACACGGTCTCGTAGCCCTTGCCCAGCATCTGCTCCTTGATGCAGGGCGGGTGGATGTCGTTGATGAGATACTCCAGGgactggaggctgctgctgaggatggAGGTATTGCAGAGGGTCTTGCTGGGCAGCCCCTCGGCCGGGGGCACCCCCAGCTCGCGGGGCCCGGCCCCCAGCTCCGGCGGGTTGTAACAGTCGCTGTTGGGGGTCACCAGGATGCTGTTCCAGGGGGGAGCGAAGTACTGCCCCACCGCGAAGTTGCCGTGCATGCAGTTCAAGGGGGACGAGCTCACCTTGCCGTCGGCCGCGCCGCCCAGGCCGTAGGGCCGCGAGGCGCCCGCGCACGTCTCGGGGGACTTGCTGAGGgcccccccgccgccgctgcccccgcTGTACATTcgcaggtgctgctgctgctgcttctgctgccacaCCAGGTAGTCCATGCCCTCGGGGTAAACGCCCGCCTTGGGTCCCAGGGCGGCGGCCGGGTTGGAGCCCAGCGCCAGCTCGGCGCCCTTGCGGCACTCGGGCAGGACGGTGCCGCCGTAGCCGGGGCCGAAGGCGCCGTGCTTGGCCGGGCTGGGGTGGGCAGCCACGACAGCCGGGCAGCCGGGCTGGGCACCCTGCGCCTGGCACTGCTGATTGATCTGGTAGATGATGCTCTGGATGGAGGGCAGGTTGGAGGGCGGCAGGGCCAGGCTCCTGCCCGCCAGCGGCAGCACCGAGGCCGCCACCGTCACGTTGGGGGGCACGGGACCCTCCAGCTGCTTCTGGCCGCCGTGGTAGCTCAGCTGCCCGGCGCAGGAGGGACCTTGAGCTAAAGTGCTTGAGGCGGGGTAGGGAGCGACGCCCACCTGGGCGGGCGAGAGCTTAGTCCGCTTCCCCTCCGAGTTCTTCACCACGCTTTTGCCGGAGGCTTTGACGATGGCCAGCAGCCCCTGGTAGCCGCCGGCGTGCAGGGGGTAGGGGCTGTACCGCTGCCCCGTGGTGTCGTAGCCGTTCACCGTCCGGTTAAGGTGCTTGTGCTGGGGGACCCTGATGTTGGTGGGGAAGATCTTGATGGTCAGCGGGCTGTTGGCCACCTTCTGTGCGTAGGCGTCCAGCTCGGCGGGGCTGGGGTAGCGCGGGGAATGCATGGGGGCCGTCTCGCCTGCGGGAGCAAAGCCTGGGGTGAATCCAGTGCCACAGGgatgaggggacacagcagccctgcaccATCCTCCCCTCCAGCCAGATCCCACCCGCTCCCGGGCAGAAACCAGGTCACGGCACCGAGCTGTCCCCTCCCGCTGACGGGAGCCACTTGTAAGTGGCCTAAAATAAACTCGGTGTGGAGAATGGAAATGTCACTTTACCCAACGGGGGAATCTTTCTCTGAGATTGGATTTAAACTACATTATACAAGCAATTTCATGGGTGCTTTGCGCTGCTACGAGAACCTCACCAAAAATGGAAAAGCATTGCATTTACCAGCCATAAATCAGCAGTTCCTATAATGAGCacaaaaatgtcacttttatgCAATTTTACAGATGAACAAAACTGGTGAAATTAACTGTGGTAACCTACTGGAGTCAGCAAAAgccactgcagaaaaaaaaaattatatatgtatatagttTTGTTCCTTTCAAACTCTTTCCCGAGCAAGTTTCTGCCATTCTGGTGTGAAAACTCATTTGTCGTTCCCATTATACTTTCATTTGGAGTTTATCTTGAGTATCCAATGAGCCACCAACTGTGAAAATGATTAAATCTACAAAATCTATCTAATAGATGGAATAAATTAGGTGTTTAAAATCTCCACACACACTCACACGCAGGCACATGCAGGTACACGCCGGCACATGGGAACGATGGTTGGTTCCCAGCTGGTTCCCAAAATTCCCAGCCCTGTCAAGGGATGCCTGTGGCACACTGGGAATGCCAGACCTGGTGCCTGCCCAGAGGAAAGCATTGCAAGGGACAGATGGTAAAattggggggtttggggaggcCAGCCTCTGGATCACTCTGCTCCGGATGCCACCAGGATCAGCAACCTCTGATACCACCACGCCCCAGGCAGCAAAATCACCATGGAAGAGCTGCACCTCTGGGTACATTCCATATTCCCTAAGAAGGGATTGTCAGTCCCAATCTCGCTCTGAGTGACATTTCCATGGCTGTGACATGCCTGGATGAACCAGCATTGGCTAAAACCAAGATTCAGCAGGAGGGATGCACTGGAATCTGTGACTGCCCACATCAGCgcccctcccagcagcagaggggggacacagcagggggctgtggctgctctccATGCTCTCCATCCATGGCTGCTCTCCATGCTTTCCATCCATGGGTGCTCTCCATCCATGGGTGCTCTCCAAGCTCTCCATCAGTGCAGTAATTGCCCAGGCAGGACGCAGTGCCTGCGCCAGCCATTGCTGCCATTAAGCTGATGTTATGGGCTCTTTACAGGTGTCTTTAAATAGACATTGTTATTAACGAGTGTATTAAGCCAATTAAAACCAGTGCCTTTGAGGAGGATTTAATGGAGCTGCCGGAACGCAGGAGgaacagc
It encodes the following:
- the FAM222A gene encoding protein FAM222A — encoded protein: MLACLQRTQNPPAQHLPCPNKALEPRKCETAPMHSPRYPSPAELDAYAQKVANSPLTIKIFPTNIRVPQHKHLNRTVNGYDTTGQRYSPYPLHAGGYQGLLAIVKASGKSVVKNSEGKRTKLSPAQVGVAPYPASSTLAQGPSCAGQLSYHGGQKQLEGPVPPNVTVAASVLPLAGRSLALPPSNLPSIQSIIYQINQQCQAQGAQPGCPAVVAAHPSPAKHGAFGPGYGGTVLPECRKGAELALGSNPAAALGPKAGVYPEGMDYLVWQQKQQQQHLRMYSGGSGGGGALSKSPETCAGASRPYGLGGAADGKVSSSPLNCMHGNFAVGQYFAPPWNSILVTPNSDCYNPPELGAGPRELGVPPAEGLPSKTLCNTSILSSSLQSLEYLINDIHPPCIKEQMLGKGYETVSVPRLLDHQHAHIRLPVYR